The region GAGCTAATTCGTGATGCAGTTGTTGCAAAATTTGCAACAACTGCATCTGATGGCAAAACTTACCAAGTAGACTACTATAACCTAGACGTGATCATCTCAGTGGGCTACAGGGTTAACTCAAAACGCGGCACCCAATTCAGGATTTGGGCTACCAACGTGCTGCGCACGCACCTGGTAGAGGGTTATACCTTAAATGAAAAGCGGCTGCGGGAGCAGGCTCAGAAGTATAACGACCTGAAGCAAACGGTGAAGCTGCTGCAGAACGTGATGCAGCGAAAAGAATTGACCAGCGATGAAAGTGCAGGCTTGCTACAGGTTATCAGCGACTACACGTATGCCCTTGATGTGCTGGACGATTACGACCATCAACGTCTGACTATTACGGGCACACATAGGCAGGAGCTTTTCAGGATCACCTATAGGAGCGCCATGGCAGCCATCCGAACGCTAAAAGAAAAGTTTGGGGGCTCTGAGCTATTTGGGCGGGAGAAAGACCAAAGCTTTCAAAGCTCGATCAACACCATTTATCAGTCTTTCGATGGAGAAGATTTATATCCTTCGACCGAGGAAAAAGCGGCTAACCTGCTATACTTTGTCGTCAAGAACCACTCCTTTTCAGATGGCAATAAACGAATTGCGGCTTTCCTGTTTGTGTGGTTTATGGAGAAAAACCAGCTGCTCTACGATGCAGAGGGCCGGAAACGAATTGCCGATAATGCGCTTGTTGCCCTTACACTGCTGATAGCAGAAAGTAACCCTTCGGAAAAGGATATGATGGTAAAGGTAATCGTGAACCTCATCAACCAACAGAACTAACTAACCCGCTACAATTTCCGCAGCACCTGCCGCGCCCTTTCCGACACAGCCTCAAAGTATGCCTTGTCTGCCTGCACCTCCTCAGCTGTTTTTCCCAGCACCTCCCGCCTGTTCATCGGGTCTGCCAGCGAGGTGAGGGTGATGGTTTTTCGGAGCCGCTGCTTTTTCTCAAAACTTATACTTCCCAGGCTCAGCCCTTCGAGCCGCTGAACCAACGTTTCCCTGAAATCCTTCTGCTCCACCGCTTCTTCTTCCAGCAGGCGCATGATAGCCGTTACGGCCTCGTCTTCGAAAGGAGACGCCACCGCAACGGTAATCAGTTCTTTTGTAGAAGGTAAAGGCAGTCTGATCAGCAGCTCGTAGCCCCCACCACGTTGCTCGCCAGCGGTGGTGTAGCACTTCATCCAGAACCTGCCAGCAGCATCCTTATACACAGCCGCCAAGCCGCCTGCCGCCTCTTCCATCAGCTGCATGTTGCTCAGAAGCTGCTCTATCAGCCTGGCGTCTCCGTATAATTTCCGCTCCTGCACGGGCTCTCTATGCTTTATACTTTATCTCAAAGCCCACCTTCTCCAGGTCCTCCCAGAAGCGGGGATATGACTTGCGCACCACACTTGGCTCCTGTATCTCCACGGGCTGCAGCAGGGCCAGCGGGGCAAAGGCCATGGCCATACGGTGATCCTGGTAAGTGCGGAACGACAGCTCTTTCTTCTGCAGAATGCCCGGCTTCAGGTGAAACACGCCCGGCGTTACCTCCTGCAGCGATGCGTTCAGGCTCAGGACTTCTATCTGCAGCGCCTGGATACGGTCCGTCTCCTTGATGCGCAGGCTCTCCAGCCCCGTCATGTCAACCGCTATCCCCATGCCGGCGCACAGGGCTACCACTGTTTGGGCAAGGTCCGGGCAGTCGGAGAAGTCGAGGGAAATATGGTGCTCGTGCTCTTTCTTCAGCAGCCTTACGCCGCCTTCAATAAACTCGGTATATACTCCCAGGCGGTACATGATATCCACAATGGCGCGATCGCCCTGGAACGATTGCTCCTTGAGGCCCAGCAGCGTGATGTCTGCCTCCTGGGCAAGCGCCACTAAACTGTACCAGTAGCTTGAAGCCGACCAGTCAGACTCCACGGTAAACGCTGCGGATTTATACTTCTGCGGCTTCACGGTGATGGTGTTTCCGGAGAAATCGGCTGTTACGCCAAAGTGCTGCATCAGCGAGAGCGTCATCTCGATGTAGGGCCGTGAGCCGATCTTGCCCTCCAGCTCCAGCTCCAGCCCCTCTGGCAGCAAAGGCGCGATCATCAGCAAAGCCGAGATATACTGGCTGCTGATGTCGCTGCGCACTTTCAGGTATTTTTGGCCGCTGCCCTTAAAGCCATTTAGCTTCAGGGGCGGGTATCCCTCCTCCCCCAGGTATGCTATACTTGCCCCCAGTTCCCGTAGCGCCTCCACCAGAATCTTTATCGGGCGCTGGCACATGCGCTCGGTGCCTGTCAGGGTTTTCTGTTGACCTGTTACGGCGTAGTAGGCTGTCAGGAAACGCATGACAGTGCCGGCATCTTCGGCGTCTATGGTTTCGGCATCGCTCTTTAGCAGGCGCTGGAGCAGTTGCGTGTCGTTGGCTTCGGAGAGGTTGTGCAGCTGCGACTCCTGCCCCGACAAGGCGGCGATTATGAGGGCACGGTTGGCTTCGCTCTTAGAGGCAGGTAGTTTTATACTTCCGGTCAGTATGCCGGTAGGGTGGTAAAGGGTGAGGCTTTGGCTCATAGTAAGGTATAGTAGCGTAGTGATTCAACAATTTCCTGCACCGTGATGGGCTGGTCGTATACAGTCTTGCCAATGCCTTGCAGCAGGGTGCAGTTGATGGTGGAGCGGGTGTTTTTCTTGTCCTGCAGGGCGAGCAGGGCTATTTGTTGGATATCCTGTTCCGTGAGCTTTACCTTCTCATAAATGGTCGCCAAGAAAGTCTCGATCTTATCCAGCTCTTCGGAAGAGAGCAGCTCATATTTTTTGCTGATCCAGGCCTCGCAGAGCATGCCCACCGCCACCGCCTCGCCGTGCAGCAGGGCTCGCTCCGGTTGCTCCAGTAAATAGCTCTCCACGGCGTGGCCCACGGTATGGCCAAAGTTCAGGATCTTGCGCAGGCCGCCCTCCAGCGGGTCCTGCTCCACTACCCTGGACTTTATATTGACAGAGTGGCGGATCAAGCCTTCCCAATCTTCCGTGAACAGGCCGATGTGGCGCTGCTCCATAAAAGCATCGGCGTCGGCAATCAGCCAATGCTTTACAATCTCTGCGTAGCCGGACTTTACCTCGCGCTGCGGCAGCGTCTGCAGGAAAGCCGGGTTGATGAACACCGCCTGCGGCTCCTGGTACACCCCGATATGGTTTTTGAGTCCGTGGAAATCGATGCCGGTTTTGCCGCCCACGCTGGCATCTACCTGCGCCAGCAAGGTGGTAGGCACCTGCACGAAGAAGATGCCGCGCTTAAACACGGCCGCGCAGAAGCCCCCCATATCGCCGATCACGCCGCCGCCCAAATTCACCAGCACCGACCAGCGGTCCAGGTTCAGCTCCGTCATGCGCTGCCAGATGTGCTCACAGGTCTGCAGGGTTTTATGTTCCTCCCCGCTTTGGATCTGGATGATGTCGTGCTCAGGCAGGTATGGCTTTAGGATGGGATAGCAGTGGTGCAGCGTGTGCTCATCCACCAGCACCGCCACCTTGCTGAACGCCCGGTTCTTCAGCAGCTCCGGCAGCTGCTGAAGCGCATCCCTGCCAATATGTATGGATTCAGTCATCCTCGAGAGTTATAAAGTTTGGGAGTTGGAGAGTTGCAAGTATAAGTCGCCACTCAGTTTTGGCGATCAGGAACCAACCATTTAACCATCCAGCAATTTAGCCCTCCCCCATTTAAATTAAACATTCGCAAGCCGGCAATATAGCAACTCCGGCGTTAAACCCCATCTAAAATCTGGGTTTGTTTGCGGATAGATTCCACGTGGATCAGCTTGTAGAGTTCCTCAATGAATGCGGGGTGGAGGCCAGCATCCTCGGCCCATTCGCCGCGGGTTCTAAAAATCTCCATCCAGCGCTCCAGCTGCAGCACCTGCACATTGTTCTGCTTCTTGTATACGCCAATTTGCTCTACCAGCGCCATGCGGCGTGCCAGCGCAGCAATAACGTCGTGATCGGCAGCGTCGATCTGCAGGCGCAGCTCCTCGGCCCGGTTTACCAGCTCGGCGTCATCGTAATTGGTTTTGCGCACCTGCAGTTTGGCTAGTATGGCTTTCAGCCCCTCAGGGGTTACCTGCTGCTCCGCATCGCTCAGCGCCTTTTCAGGGTTCAGGTGCGTCTCGATCATCACGCCATCATACCCCAGATCCAGCGCCTTCTGCGACACCGGGAAGATTAGCTCGCGCTTGCCCCCAATGTGGCTGGGGTCCACGATAACCGGCAGGTTCTGGTAGCGGGCCTTCAGCTCGATGGGTATCTGCCACACCGGCGCGTTTCTATACTTGAGTTTCTGGTAAGACGAAAAGCCACGGTGGATGGCCGCCAGGTCGGTCACGCCCGCATGATAAATCCGCTCAATGGCCCCGATCCACAGGGCCAAGTCCGGGTTCACCGGGTTCTTCACCATCACCGGGATATCCACGCCCCGCAGCGCATCGGCAATGTCCTGCACGGCAAAGGGGTTCACGGTGGTGCGGGCACCAATCCAGAGCACGTCGATCTCCTGCTTCAGCGCCTCCTCCACGTGGCGGGCGGTGGCTACCTCGGTAGCTACCTTCATGCCCAGCTCGCGCCTCACGCGGTGCAGCCAGGCTAGCCCCTGCGTACCCACGCCCTCAAAGCTGCCCGGACGCGTGCGCGGCTTCCAGATACCAGCCCGGAACAAATGGATGCCCAACTGCTTTAGCGCCCCGGCCGTCTGCATGACCTGCTCCTCGCTCTCGGCGCTGCACGGGCCGGCGATCACCAGCGGGTGCCCCTGGCCTTGCCGCAGCCCCGCGAAAAATGACTGTGTCGGATTAAACTTCATCAATTGCATGTGTTGTTACAAAGGTAGCCGTTGTGGTGCAAAAACGGCAGTCGCCAAAGTATAAACTAAGCTCATGTGCCCGCACCGCGGCGCCCTCCAAACGAAACAGCAAAGTGGCGGCCATGGTTTATACTTTCGGCAACGTATAAATTTAGCGCTTGCAGCCGTTGTTTATGGTTGTGTGCTAGGTCCGAAGCACTATCTTTGCACCGCTAATACAACCTTACATGAACCTGATTTCCAAAGTCTCTTTCGACGACACAGCGGTCGCCTTTTCATCCAAATCCGACGCTGAGTTATATAAAATGTTCCTGCTGTTTAAGGCCATGAACAGCAACACCTTTGTGAAGGCCGGCGGCGCCTTGCTCACCACGGCCCTGAACCTGCACCTGCCGGTTAAATTCGTCATCAAGCCGACCATCTTTAACCACTTCTGCGGCGGCGAGACCATTGAGGAGTCGGAACGTGCCATACAGGAGCTGGGCAAGTACAACATCGGCACCATCCTGGATTATTCGGTGGAGGGCGAAGGCGATGAGAAAAGCTTTGACGCCACCCGCGACGAGCTGCTGCACACCATCGAGAAGGCGCACCGCAACAAGAACATCCCTTTCTCGGTGTTCAAGATCACTGGCCTGATAGACATTAACCTACTGGAAAAGGTACAGAAGAGGCAGGAGCTCTCGGCCAGCGAGCGGGCGGCCTTTGAGCGCGGCCGTGACCGCGTGAATGCCATCTGCAGGCACTGCTACGAGCGCGATGTGCGCGTGTTCATCGATGCAGAGGAAAGCTGGATACAGGACACGATCGACAACCTGACCCTCGAGATGATGGAGCTCTACAACAAGGAGAAGGCCAACATCTACAATACCTACCAACTCTACCGCCACGACAGGCTGGATGTGCTGCAGCGAGACCATGAGAATGCCATCAAGGGGGGCTACTACCTGGGCGCCAAGCTGGTGCGCGGCGCCTATATGGAGAAAGAGCGCAGACGCGCCGCCCAGGAAGGTTACCCGAGCCCGATCAACCCGACAAAAGAGGCCACGGATAAATTGTTCGACAAGGGCCTGCGTTTCTGCGTGAAACATATTGACCGCATTGCCTTCTGCAACGGCACGCATAACGAGGCCAGCTGTTACCTGCTGATGGAACTGATGGAGGAGCACAACATTGCCCCCAACGACCCGCGCGTATACTTTGCCCAGCTCTACGGCATGAGCGACAACCTCTCCTACAACCTGGCGAATGCCGGCTACAACGTAGCCAAGTATGTGCCTTACGGCCCGGTGGTGGAGGTGATGCCTTACCTGCTGCGCCGCGCCAACGAGAACACCGCCATAGCCGGCCAGAGCAGTCGCGAGTTTAGCCTGATCAAAAGCGAGATTGAGCGCCGTAAGAAAGCGAGGAAATAAAAACAGGAATGCCGGCTAACGTATAAGCCGGCATTCCTGTCTAAAAGAAGAAGTACGTATCGGTTGGCCTTAAAAAGCGACGGGCCTTGCGCAAGTTGCACAAGGCCCGTCGTGTGTTTCAGAACTATAAGCTATTCGCCGTAGTTCCTGCTACAACTACTCGATTACAGTAGAGTCAGCCTCAACAGCAGCAGAATCATCTTCTACTACTACTTCTTCCTCAACAACTGGAGTCTCTTCTACAACCTCAGTCTCTACAGCTTCAGTTTCAGTAGTTGCTTCTTCGTTGCAAGCAGTGAAAGTAACAAGAGCAAGAGCTACGATAGCGAATTTGAATAAATTTTTCATTTTTGTGTTTGTGATTAAGTGTTTTGGTTTCGATTTTGATCTTCATACCCAAAACCGGCAGAGGTAACCCTGCCTTCTGAAATTTTTTAAAAATATTTTTTCGATGGGTTACAAAGCGCCCCTAAGCGTATTAAAATTTGACTGGAATGAAGAAGAGTTTGTATGAGACGGATGAGGCGGTGATCGAAGGCATCCGGCGCAGCGACGAGAGAGCGCTGGCTTACCTGTACAAACTATACTTCCCGATGATCTCTCACTTTATTTTGAGCAACAGCGGAACCGATGACGAGGCCAAGGACATTTACCAGGAAGGCGTTATCGTGTTCTATGAGAAGATACGGGACAATAGCCTGGAACTGACCTGCCAGATCAAGACCTACCTGTATTCGGTATGCCGAAGGCTCTGGCTGAAGCGCCTGGCGGAGAAAGGCCGCTATGCCACCAAACTCGACGAGACCGACAACTTCGTGCCCGTGGAGGAGGACACCCAGCGCCATGAGGAGCAGGAAAGGCAGTTCGGAGTGATGGGCGATGCCCTGGAGCAGCTCGGGGAGCCGTGCCGCAGCCTGATTGAGGACTATTATATACGCATGCAGAACATGCAGGACATTACCGATAAGTTTGGCTACACCAACACCGATACAGCCAAGAACCAGAAGTATAAATGCCTGCAGCGCCTGAAGAAGATATTTTTTGCTACCTATAAACCTGAAGTATAACCAGGTAAACACTTTTCTGGGAGAAGACTAAGATGTTAGAGTACCGCGCATACGAAGAGATTGAACGCTACCTGAACGGCCAGATGACCGCTGAGGAGAAGGCTGGCTTTGAGGCCTTGCTGCGTGCTGATGTACGCTTGGCAGAGCAGGTACGTGAGCACCGGCAAATGCTGCAGGCCTTGAAAGGCTATGGCAAGCGCCAGCACCTGCGCCAGCAGCTTAACCTCCTCCACCATGAGATGGAGGCCGGACAGCAGGCCAACACCCCGAACCGCTGGAAAGTATACTGGAACCGCCAGAAGCAGACAATTGCCGTGGCCGCCAGTGTTTCCCTGCTCTCGGTGTTCGGCACGCTCTGGAGCGTGCAGCAGATGAAGGCGCCGGTAAAGCAACAGACAGCCCGTTATGTGGAGTTACGCCGTGAGGTGGAGCGCCTGAAAAAAGCCCAGACCGCCATCATAAATGGCATTAACGATGCCAGCAAGCCCGCGCCCCCGCGCCCAGCCACCTTTAGTGGCACCGGCTTCGCTATCTCCGCCGATGGGTATGTGGTGACCAGCTCGCACGTAGTAGAGGGCGCCGATTCTATCATGATCGAAAATAAGGCCGGCCTGAAGTATAAGGTGAGCGAAGTCTACCGCGATGAGATACACGACCTCTCTATACTGAAAATAGCAGACGAAAACTTTGAGGGCTTCGGCAAACTGCCTTATACCTTCAAGGATATTGAGAGCGAGCTGGGCGAGCGTGTGTTTACGCTGGGCTACCCGCGCGAGGACATCGTGTTTGGCGAAGGCTCACTGAGCTCTGCCTCCGGCTTTGAGGGCGATACAACAGCCTACCAGATCTCCATTCCGCTTAACCCCGGCAACAGCGGCGGTCCGCTGCTGGATGATAAGGGCAACCTGATCGGCGTGATCAGTGGCAAGCAGGCGGGGCAGGAAGGTGCGGCCTTCGCCATTAAATCAGCTTACCTGCTGCAGTTGATTGAGGAGCTGGCAAGCGCCGGCCAGGTGCAGCCAGTAGCGTTACCAAAAAATAATGCACTTTCCGCCCAAAGCAGGCCTCAGCAGCTGAAAAAACTAAAAGACTACATATTTATAGTGAAGGTGTATAATTAATTAGTAAGAGGCTATAACCCTCTGGTTCAGTTGCACTCTAACTAAGTATAGGGGTATAAAAATAAACGCCTAACCTCAACATTTTCAGCGCTTATCAGTTATATTATTATAGTTGGAATTATTACTCATTTTGATGAGCAACTATTTTAAAATCTGAAAAGCTATGAAAAAGAGAACGATTATACCGATGGCTCTTGCTGCCACCATGCTATTTGGCTTTGGCTGCGCGAGCTCTAATGACGCAACGAACGACACTACCGCTATGGACGATGACATGACCATGAGTGAGACACAGACCATGGCCGGCGATGACCCTGAGACAGTAGTAGTGGAAGAGTCTGTAGTGGCAGTAACCCCTGTAGCCACTCTTGATGTCACTACCCTGGTGATGGAGAACACAACTGAGATCGACCAGATGTTCGAGAGCGTGGAGGACACTGAGCAGTACGATGCCCTTGAGTTGGCAAGAATGGAGCCGAACCTTTCTACCTTTGTAACACTGGTAGAGCAGTCAGGCATTAATAACGACCTGGATCGCTTAGAGGAGTTCACCCTGCTTGCCCCAACGAACGAGGCCTTCGCCAAGCTACCGAAGGAGAAGCTGGAGGCGCTTGTGCTCTCTGAGAACCAGGCCCTTCTAAAAGCCATACTGCAGGCCCACATATTACCAAACGAGGTTTCATCGCTGCAGTTCCAGAACAACACCCAAATTGAGGTAGGCGAGGATTCATACCTTCCGGTTGAGGTAGGCGTGAATAACACCAACATCCGTGTCGGTGGCGCGCAGCTGGTGAAAACCAACATAGAAGCCTCTAACGGCATGATCCACGTGATCGACAGCGTTATACTTCCCAAAGACGCACAGGACGACTCCCCTATCGGGTACTAACGCTGCTTTGGCGTAATAACCACACCGAAGGCTCTCTTATACGTATAAGGGAGCCTTCTCTATTTATAGGCATCGCGTGCATAAAAAACCTTGCGTGCATGCCTCACCCTCAAAAGAGCATCAACCATGAAAAGTACCTTTCTGCACCACCTGGCAGTTATTACCCTAACGGCAACAAGCCTTACTGGCTGCGCTCCTACCGCAAGTACAGACAGTGCGGTCGCCGTCACCCAGACCGAGACCATGGGCGGCCAGGCGGCAGCGGAGGCTGAGCCGGACACAACGGAGATTGACTATAGCCGGATGTTCGCTGAGGTGGGGAACACGGCACAGTACACGTTGGCCGAACTGGCGGCAATGGATCCGAACCTCTCCACCTTCTCCACCCTGCTGGACCAGGCAGAGCTGACCGATGCGCTGATGGCGGAGAAAAGCCTGACGTTGCTTGCCCCCACGAACCAGGCATTCTCCAGCTGGCCCCAGGACTCGGTTAACATGCTGATGAAGCCAGAGCACAAGGCCCGGCTGATCAGGCTGCTGCAGGCCCACTTGCTATTGCGGGAAACCAGCTCCCTAGGCCTGAGCAACAATCAGAGTATAGAAACGAGCGGTGGCGAATACATCACTGTTAGCACAGATGATCATACGGTTACCGTTGGCGAGGCAACTATCGTACGGCCAGACATCAGGGCATCGAACGGCGTGCTGCACGTAGTGGACAAGGTGCTCCGTACCGCCGAAGGTGTTAGGGCAGATCAATAGCACATGCCCGCCTGCCTAACCTTCTTAACATTTTGCCGCTGCATCGGGTAAAAGAGATGAACCAACTTGTATAGAACATGAGAACACTTAAGATATTTGCAGCCCTCCTGGCCGCCTCCTTCGGCACTTTGGGCTGTGCCAGTACCGATACTTCTGCCACCATGGATAGCACCGTGAGCGCCGGAGGCAACACCGTAGACTCACCTGTGGAGGAGCAGGCTGTAAGGGATAACACCTCCGGGTCACAGGCCCCTATGGACCCAGACACAGACATGTCGGTGGAAGGCAACCCCAAAGATGTCGTTTCGGCCGATAATCCGATTGGCCGCCGGCCAAGTATTGTAGCACTGGCACAGCAGACACCCGAGTTGTCTACCTTCCTGGAACTGATAAAGGCAGCCGACATGGTCACCATACTGGAGAGCCCCGCCCCCTACACGGTGTTTGCCCCTACCAATGCTGCCTTTGATGCCTTGCCAGCCGGTACGGTAGAAGTCCTTAAACAGCCAGGCAACCAACTTGAACTGCAAAGAATCATACAGTCGCACGTACTACCGAACCGCATCACCACAGATGAGATGCAGGACAATATGCCTATGATGACAGCTTATGGCGAAGAGGTGATCGCCACCCGGAACGGCGGCACGCTTAAGGTAGGGAACGCCACAGTTCTAAAATCAGATATTCAAGCCTCCAACGGCATTGTACACATTGTGGATAAGGTACTTGCCCCACCTGCAGAACAAGAGTAGCAAGCGACACTTCGTAACTATAGGCGGCCCTTACCCGTTAAGAATAACCACGCCGGCAAATGCATTTAAGTAGCTGCCGGCAATACTTGAACAAATAAACCAAAACTAAAAAAGCTATGGTAGACAGAACTGATAAAGCGGGCATGATGACCGCAATGTTTAGAGACAGAGAGAGTGCAGAGCGCGCCTACGACGAACTACGTGCACGCGGCTATGATAAAGACGAAATAAACGTGGTGATGTCCGAGGAGGGCAGAAAGCGCCACTTCTCAGGAGAGGACAAGGATGACACAACAGAGCTTGGTAACAAGTCGCTGGAGGGCACCGGTGCCGGATCGGCTATTGGTGGTACCCTGGGTGCTATTATAGGTGCCGTGGCAGCCATTGGTACCTCCGTGGCGATTCCGGGCCTTGGCCTGGTGGTGGCCGGTCCGTTGGCGGCTGGTCTGGCTGGCGCTGGTGCCGGCGGCCTGACAGGTGGCCTGATCGGTGCGTTGATCGGAGCCGGTATACCTGAGGAGAGAGCCAAGGTATATGAGACTGGTGTAAAAGAGGGTAACATCGTGCTGGGCTTCAAGCCGCACAATCCGGAGGATGTTCGTTACTTTGAAACGCATTTCCAGAGCAACAGAGGAGAGCATATCTATTATTAACAGGTAACCGCACCTCACAAATAGTAAGCGCCGGGCGCTGCCAAGTACAGGCGGCGCCCGGCGCTTTTGCGTTTCCTCCTCCCAGCACCACACACTATACACAACTTTACATATTTTATATGTATAATATTAATTACTTTTGATAGTACAAAGTGGTTTGGCTTAAAGTATAAAATACCTACCATTGATGTAAATAGGAATTAAAAAAGTTTGTCTGGGCCTAAAAGTATACAATAAGGTCTAAGATTGTCGTTATAACACAAAATGTAAAAACCATGGCAGGCCTTACCCAAGGCTCGCCTCCTTACTTTCATAGAAGACTTAAAGCGAGTGCACACAGCTACACCCTATAAGCAGTAAGAACCCTTATGTATAAGTTACAACACATTCTTATTATAGATGATGACCAGATCAACAGTCTATTCTCTCAGATCATATTAGAGGATGCCGATGTGAGCAGCCTGGTATCTACCTGCCAAAGCGTTCCGGAGGCGCTCGACTTCCTGCGGGCTGCCGAAACCATGGAGGAAACCGCCTTTCCCGACCTCATCCTGCTCGACATTAGCATGCCCTCTATGGACGGCTTCGATTTCCTGGACCGCTACTATGCCTTGGGGTACAACGAGCGGCACAAGACGTTTATCTCCATGTTCACCTCCTACGACGAGCAGGACCACCTGCAGCGCGCGCGCAAGTATGAGGTGGTGGTAGGGTTTATCACCAAGCCGCTGTCTCTCCCGACACTTCACAATATACTTGCGCTCCAGGACAGCACCCGCGCAGAAAACAATTTGCCATAGTTTCGTATGCAGTAGGGTATAACAATATCATATCCTAACATAAAGAACTATGAGAAACACATGGATAGCCATCTGGTGCGCGGCAGGCGCCTTCCTGTTTGCCTCCTGCGACTCCGGATCTGGCGAAGAGACCACCACCGCCGAAACCACCTCCCAGACAGCCACGGTAGCCGGCACCGACTCCACCCTTACTGAAGACAAGCAGGAGCTGATGCAGTTTGCGGCCCGCAACAACATACTGCAGGTAGAACTCGGCAAGTTGGCAGCCGCACAGGGCGCCTCAGACGCCGTGAAGACCTATGGCCAGAACCTGGTAGACTGGTATACAACCAAGCAGGAGGAGTTACGGGAGCTTTCGCAGCAGTACGGCGTCAGCCTGCCACAGCAGCTGGAGGAGGAGGGCAAGGAGCACCTGACCGAGCTACGCGAGGCGGAGAACTTTAACGAGGAGTACTGGGAACAGCTGACGGAGGCGCAGCAAGAGGCCATTGATAAGTTCGACGACGGTCTGAAAGACATAGAGGAGGCGGATGCCACCGCATTTTCGGTGTGGGCCCGCAACACCCTGAAGGAGCTGCAGGCGCAGTACGAGCAGGCCAAGGGCCAGGAAGTAGAGCTTAAGCGCAGTGACACAGGCCTGAACCTTGACAACTAAGGATACGTCCGTATTTATAAAGTATAAAAGGCATGGAGGCCGGGGATTCCCCGGCCTCCATGCCTTTTATACTTTTCACAGTACCTCTTTCAGTTTGCCCCAGGTGTGCTGTGCCAGCAGTTTCTGCCCTTCCGCGTTCGGGTGTACCCCGTCGGGCAGGTTCAGGAGGCGGTTGCCGGCCACACCCTCCAACAGAAAGGGGATAAAGTGGGTATTATTCTGTAGCGCCAGCTCCCTGAACAGCTTCCGGAACTCCGCGGCATAGCGCCCCGGCACGATATCCGGAATCTCCATCCCTGAAAGGATGATCTTTACCTCCGGGTACTTTTGGCGCACTTTGTTGATGATCTCCTGCAGGTTCTGGCTGGTTTCGCGGGCAGGTATACCGCGCAGGCCGTCGTTGGCACCAAGTGCAAGTATAAAAACTGCGATGGGCTCGTGCAGCCAGCGGTCTATGCGGTGCACGCCGCTGGCGGTGGTATCGCCGCTCAGGCCGCCATTTAAAACTCTATAGCCCGTGTACCCCTCCTGTTGCAGCTGCTCCTGCAGCAAGCTGGGGTATGCTTTCGCAGCAGGTAAGCCGTAGCCAGCTGTCAGGCTGTCTCCGAATATAAGTATGTTCTTCATGTAATAGCTGATTCTGTGTCTGCAAAATGTGGCAATTTCCCTGCCACACTTGCTAAAACAAAAAGGGTTGCCATTAGTTGGCAACCCTTTTTGTTTTAGTTGATTTATACTCCTAGTCGGCTGATTTTTCCATCTGGCGCAGGCGCTCGCAGGTGGCCAGGGAGGCTTGTTTCTGCT is a window of Pontibacter kalidii DNA encoding:
- the aroB gene encoding 3-dehydroquinate synthase gives rise to the protein MTESIHIGRDALQQLPELLKNRAFSKVAVLVDEHTLHHCYPILKPYLPEHDIIQIQSGEEHKTLQTCEHIWQRMTELNLDRWSVLVNLGGGVIGDMGGFCAAVFKRGIFFVQVPTTLLAQVDASVGGKTGIDFHGLKNHIGVYQEPQAVFINPAFLQTLPQREVKSGYAEIVKHWLIADADAFMEQRHIGLFTEDWEGLIRHSVNIKSRVVEQDPLEGGLRKILNFGHTVGHAVESYLLEQPERALLHGEAVAVGMLCEAWISKKYELLSSEELDKIETFLATIYEKVKLTEQDIQQIALLALQDKKNTRSTINCTLLQGIGKTVYDQPITVQEIVESLRYYTLL
- the rhuM gene encoding RhuM family protein, with amino-acid sequence MEEGTGIGEIFIYETEAGQAAIDVTLQQETVWLTLNQLSELFGRDKSVMSRHLKNIFQLEELIRDAVVAKFATTASDGKTYQVDYYNLDVIISVGYRVNSKRGTQFRIWATNVLRTHLVEGYTLNEKRLREQAQKYNDLKQTVKLLQNVMQRKELTSDESAGLLQVISDYTYALDVLDDYDHQRLTITGTHRQELFRITYRSAMAAIRTLKEKFGGSELFGREKDQSFQSSINTIYQSFDGEDLYPSTEEKAANLLYFVVKNHSFSDGNKRIAAFLFVWFMEKNQLLYDAEGRKRIADNALVALTLLIAESNPSEKDMMVKVIVNLINQQN
- a CDS encoding 3-phosphoshikimate 1-carboxyvinyltransferase → MSQSLTLYHPTGILTGSIKLPASKSEANRALIIAALSGQESQLHNLSEANDTQLLQRLLKSDAETIDAEDAGTVMRFLTAYYAVTGQQKTLTGTERMCQRPIKILVEALRELGASIAYLGEEGYPPLKLNGFKGSGQKYLKVRSDISSQYISALLMIAPLLPEGLELELEGKIGSRPYIEMTLSLMQHFGVTADFSGNTITVKPQKYKSAAFTVESDWSASSYWYSLVALAQEADITLLGLKEQSFQGDRAIVDIMYRLGVYTEFIEGGVRLLKKEHEHHISLDFSDCPDLAQTVVALCAGMGIAVDMTGLESLRIKETDRIQALQIEVLSLNASLQEVTPGVFHLKPGILQKKELSFRTYQDHRMAMAFAPLALLQPVEIQEPSVVRKSYPRFWEDLEKVGFEIKYKA
- a CDS encoding bifunctional 3-deoxy-7-phosphoheptulonate synthase/chorismate mutase type II, with product MKFNPTQSFFAGLRQGQGHPLVIAGPCSAESEEQVMQTAGALKQLGIHLFRAGIWKPRTRPGSFEGVGTQGLAWLHRVRRELGMKVATEVATARHVEEALKQEIDVLWIGARTTVNPFAVQDIADALRGVDIPVMVKNPVNPDLALWIGAIERIYHAGVTDLAAIHRGFSSYQKLKYRNAPVWQIPIELKARYQNLPVIVDPSHIGGKRELIFPVSQKALDLGYDGVMIETHLNPEKALSDAEQQVTPEGLKAILAKLQVRKTNYDDAELVNRAEELRLQIDAADHDVIAALARRMALVEQIGVYKKQNNVQVLQLERWMEIFRTRGEWAEDAGLHPAFIEELYKLIHVESIRKQTQILDGV
- a CDS encoding proline dehydrogenase family protein, which gives rise to MNLISKVSFDDTAVAFSSKSDAELYKMFLLFKAMNSNTFVKAGGALLTTALNLHLPVKFVIKPTIFNHFCGGETIEESERAIQELGKYNIGTILDYSVEGEGDEKSFDATRDELLHTIEKAHRNKNIPFSVFKITGLIDINLLEKVQKRQELSASERAAFERGRDRVNAICRHCYERDVRVFIDAEESWIQDTIDNLTLEMMELYNKEKANIYNTYQLYRHDRLDVLQRDHENAIKGGYYLGAKLVRGAYMEKERRRAAQEGYPSPINPTKEATDKLFDKGLRFCVKHIDRIAFCNGTHNEASCYLLMELMEEHNIAPNDPRVYFAQLYGMSDNLSYNLANAGYNVAKYVPYGPVVEVMPYLLRRANENTAIAGQSSREFSLIKSEIERRKKARK